From a single Rhizobium lusitanum genomic region:
- a CDS encoding lytic murein transglycosylase: protein MSRKRQRGVPEVRQTRHFLSFICILLLTLLPIPAFAASKADVEAQFQTWIQRDLWPEAKKDGISEKTFRTAFAGVALNWSLPDLAPPGFPKPKEQKQTQAEFSSPAPYFNEGRLQRLATTGRSFASQYGPALKRIEKVYGVPGPILLAIWGRETGFGAAKLPNSAVQVLATKAFMSTRKEMFRTELIAGLQILEHGDVAPDQFMGSWAGALGQPQFMPTSYLKYAVDFDGDGHRNIWTSVPDTLASIANYLVQKGWQRGRGWGYEVTIPDNVSCAQEGPDLAKPISQWTSLGITRIAGKAFPSDELRAGGMMLVPAGRDGPEFIVTPNFYTIKEYNNSDLYGLYIGNLADRIAYGSGAFQGQWGDVGKMLRSDVAGMQKTLERKGYDVGGTDGLPGYKTRRSIGQWQAKSGMKPTCYPDSSMLGVLK from the coding sequence ATGTCGCGAAAGCGACAGAGGGGGGTGCCGGAGGTGCGGCAAACTCGGCACTTCCTTTCCTTCATCTGCATCCTCCTCCTAACCCTCCTTCCCATTCCCGCCTTCGCCGCCTCGAAGGCCGATGTCGAAGCCCAGTTCCAGACTTGGATCCAAAGGGATCTCTGGCCCGAGGCAAAAAAGGATGGCATTTCCGAAAAGACCTTCCGCACCGCCTTCGCCGGCGTAGCGCTGAACTGGAGCCTGCCCGATCTCGCCCCGCCCGGCTTTCCGAAGCCTAAGGAGCAGAAACAGACCCAAGCGGAGTTCTCCTCGCCCGCGCCCTACTTCAATGAAGGACGGCTGCAGAGGCTGGCGACGACGGGGCGCAGCTTTGCCTCGCAATATGGCCCGGCGCTGAAGCGGATCGAGAAGGTCTATGGCGTGCCCGGTCCAATCCTGCTTGCCATCTGGGGCCGTGAGACCGGCTTCGGCGCGGCCAAACTGCCGAATTCCGCGGTGCAGGTGCTGGCGACCAAGGCCTTCATGTCGACCCGCAAGGAGATGTTTCGCACCGAGTTGATTGCCGGTCTGCAAATTCTCGAGCATGGCGATGTCGCGCCCGATCAGTTCATGGGATCCTGGGCCGGCGCACTCGGCCAGCCGCAGTTCATGCCGACCAGCTACCTGAAATATGCCGTCGATTTCGACGGCGACGGCCATCGCAACATCTGGACCTCCGTACCGGATACGCTTGCCTCCATAGCCAACTATCTTGTGCAGAAGGGCTGGCAGCGCGGCCGTGGCTGGGGTTACGAAGTGACGATCCCGGACAATGTTTCCTGCGCGCAGGAAGGGCCGGATCTCGCCAAGCCGATTTCGCAATGGACATCGCTCGGGATTACCAGAATCGCTGGGAAGGCTTTTCCCTCCGATGAACTGCGCGCCGGCGGCATGATGCTGGTGCCGGCCGGCCGGGACGGGCCGGAGTTCATCGTCACGCCGAACTTCTACACCATCAAGGAATACAATAATTCCGACCTCTACGGTCTTTATATCGGCAATCTCGCCGACCGCATCGCTTATGGCTCCGGCGCTTTCCAGGGGCAATGGGGCGATGTCGGCAAGATGCTGCGCTCCGATGTCGCCGGCATGCAGAAGACTTTGGAACGCAAGGGCTACGATGTCGGCGGCACCGACGGATTGCCCGGCTACAAGACAAGGCGGTCGATCGGCCAGTGGCAAGCAAAAAGCGGTATGAAACCGACCTGCTATCCCGACAGCTCGATGCTTGGCGTGCTGAAATAG
- the recR gene encoding recombination mediator RecR, whose product MAKRVTGPEIEKLIQLLAKVPGLGPRSARRAALHLIKKKDQLLGPLSHAMGEAYDKVKICSRCGNVDTVDPCTVCTDDRRDQSVIIVVEDVSDLWALERAAAMNVAYHVLGGVLSPLDGVGPDDLNIRGLIQRVGEGGIREIIIAVNATVEGQTTAHYITDQLAGLEVKITRLAHGVPVGGELDYLDEGTLTAALRARTAI is encoded by the coding sequence ATGGCAAAGCGAGTCACCGGCCCCGAAATCGAGAAACTCATCCAGCTCCTGGCAAAGGTGCCGGGTCTTGGACCGCGCTCGGCGCGCCGCGCCGCATTGCACCTGATCAAGAAGAAGGACCAGCTGCTCGGCCCTCTCTCCCATGCCATGGGCGAGGCCTATGACAAGGTGAAGATCTGCTCGCGCTGCGGCAATGTCGATACCGTCGACCCCTGCACCGTCTGCACCGACGATCGCCGTGACCAGTCGGTCATCATCGTCGTCGAGGATGTCTCCGACCTCTGGGCGCTGGAGCGCGCCGCCGCGATGAATGTTGCCTATCATGTGCTCGGCGGCGTTCTCTCGCCGCTCGACGGCGTCGGCCCCGACGATCTCAACATTCGCGGCCTGATCCAGCGTGTTGGCGAAGGCGGCATCCGCGAAATCATCATCGCCGTCAACGCCACCGTCGAAGGACAGACCACCGCACACTATATAACAGACCAGCTCGCCGGCCTTGAGGTGAAGATCACCCGATTGGCCCACGGCGTACCCGTCGGCGGCGAACTCGACTATCTCGACGAAGGCACGCTGACGGCGGCATTACGGGCGCGGACGGCGATTTGA
- a CDS encoding MOSC domain-containing protein — translation MKILAVCIGAAEILPGKKYRTGINKHVVGGAVMIDAEGLIGDAICNRKHHGGCDQAVYVEGSLTLDWWSHELGRRLEPGSFGENIVIEGLDNCDVSVGDRFIAGDLVLEVTSARIPCATFAAKMGDPKFVKRYFQARRPGIYCRVIEVETVAAGAAVTHIPYAGARVTMPEMIATHGQRLSPQDRARYLSAPIHHKLRAMLESEAVGS, via the coding sequence ATGAAAATTCTGGCCGTCTGCATCGGCGCCGCCGAAATCCTGCCCGGCAAGAAATACCGGACTGGTATCAACAAGCATGTGGTTGGCGGTGCCGTCATGATCGACGCCGAAGGTCTCATTGGCGACGCCATCTGCAATCGCAAGCATCATGGTGGATGCGATCAGGCCGTTTATGTCGAGGGATCCCTGACGCTGGACTGGTGGTCGCACGAGCTCGGACGCCGGCTGGAGCCCGGTTCTTTCGGCGAGAATATCGTCATCGAAGGGCTGGACAATTGCGACGTCAGCGTCGGCGACAGGTTCATAGCCGGCGATCTTGTTCTGGAGGTTACCTCGGCCCGTATTCCCTGTGCCACCTTCGCGGCAAAGATGGGTGACCCGAAATTCGTCAAACGCTATTTCCAGGCGCGCCGCCCCGGCATTTATTGCAGGGTCATCGAGGTCGAAACGGTCGCCGCCGGAGCGGCGGTGACCCATATCCCCTATGCGGGGGCCAGGGTCACCATGCCGGAAATGATCGCCACCCACGGCCAGCGATTGTCGCCGCAGGACCGGGCGCGCTATCTCTCCGCACCCATTCACCACAAGCTGCGGGCGATGCTCGAAAGCGAAGCCGTCGGTTCCTAG
- a CDS encoding RBBP9/YdeN family alpha/beta hydrolase: MSDIIVLPGLGGSGEGHWQTLWERQDPRMRRFQPASWDRPELIDWIAALDREIGRAKTPPILIAHSLACQFIAHWAVSAKTEILGAFLVAVPDPTGEVYLGEAPSFANPPRRRLPFPSLLVTSTDDPYGPFDYAKESASVWGSEFIDVGPLGHINSASGIGDWPEGLALFRRFSAGLS; the protein is encoded by the coding sequence ATGAGCGATATCATCGTCCTGCCCGGCCTTGGCGGGTCCGGAGAAGGCCATTGGCAAACCCTGTGGGAACGGCAGGACCCGCGAATGCGCCGGTTTCAACCGGCGAGCTGGGACAGGCCGGAGCTTATCGACTGGATCGCCGCGCTCGATCGCGAGATCGGCCGGGCGAAGACGCCGCCGATCCTCATCGCCCATAGCCTTGCCTGCCAGTTCATCGCGCATTGGGCGGTGTCCGCGAAAACGGAAATCCTCGGAGCTTTCCTCGTCGCGGTGCCGGATCCGACAGGAGAGGTCTATCTGGGTGAAGCCCCCAGCTTCGCCAATCCACCACGCAGAAGGCTGCCGTTTCCGTCGCTTCTCGTCACCAGCACCGACGATCCCTACGGCCCGTTCGACTATGCCAAGGAAAGCGCCTCCGTCTGGGGCAGCGAATTCATCGATGTCGGCCCGCTCGGCCACATCAATTCCGCCTCGGGGATCGGCGACTGGCCCGAGGGACTGGCTCTTTTCCGGCGGTTCTCGGCAGGGCTCAGCTGA
- a CDS encoding Lrp/AsnC family transcriptional regulator, producing MESFERDLDPTDLSMIEILQQDGRISISELGRRVGLSQPAASERLKRLEERGIIAGYRAIVDPAAVGLGMMAVIRLRTTHEHIRPYLKQFSEMPEIIEVLRLTGEDCFLLKVLVPSPADLETIVDSIARHGAVTTSLVLRNEPAKPIGRELIRKTAVR from the coding sequence ATGGAAAGCTTCGAGAGAGACCTGGATCCGACCGATCTGTCGATGATCGAGATTTTGCAGCAGGATGGGCGAATTTCCATATCGGAACTCGGCCGTCGCGTTGGCCTGTCGCAGCCGGCCGCGTCCGAGCGCCTGAAGCGGCTGGAGGAGCGCGGCATCATCGCTGGCTATCGCGCCATCGTCGATCCCGCCGCTGTCGGCCTCGGCATGATGGCCGTCATCCGGTTGCGGACGACGCATGAGCATATCCGCCCCTACCTCAAGCAGTTTTCGGAAATGCCGGAGATCATCGAGGTCCTGCGGCTGACCGGCGAGGATTGTTTCCTGCTCAAGGTGCTGGTGCCGTCGCCCGCCGACCTTGAAACCATCGTCGATTCCATCGCCCGGCATGGCGCCGTGACGACATCGCTGGTGTTGCGGAACGAGCCGGCGAAACCGATCGGCCGCGAACTCATCCGCAAGACGGCGGTGCGCTGA
- a CDS encoding YbaB/EbfC family nucleoid-associated protein, translating into MRDIMGMMGKVKEMQAKMEKMQAEIADIRVEGKAGGGLVTVSVNGKGLMLGIKIDPSLFKEDDVEILEDLIVAANKDAQDKAEAITAEKTRELTAGLPIPPGFKMPF; encoded by the coding sequence ATGCGCGACATCATGGGCATGATGGGCAAAGTGAAAGAAATGCAGGCCAAGATGGAGAAGATGCAGGCTGAGATCGCCGACATCCGCGTCGAAGGCAAGGCAGGAGGCGGCCTCGTCACTGTCAGCGTCAACGGCAAGGGCCTGATGCTGGGCATCAAGATCGACCCGTCGCTCTTCAAGGAAGACGACGTCGAGATCCTCGAGGACCTGATCGTCGCCGCCAACAAGGACGCCCAGGACAAGGCCGAGGCGATCACCGCCGAAAAGACCCGCGAACTCACCGCCGGCCTGCCGATCCCGCCCGGCTTCAAGATGCCTTTCTGA
- a CDS encoding DNA polymerase III subunit gamma/tau, with product MSDTERQAKDAASTGTGYRVLARKYRPKDFTDLMVGQEPMVRTLTNAFETGRIAQAYMLTGVRGVGKTTTARILARALNYRTPEIDRPTIDLREPGEHCQAIMEGRHVDVIEMDAASHTGIDDIREIIEQVRYRPVSARYKVYIIDEVHMLSTAAFNGLLKTLEEPPEHVKFIFATTEIRKVPITVLSRCQRFDLRRISASDLVGLFTTISAKEGIEAEPEALAMIARAAEGSARDGLSLLDQAIAHGSGVVVADAVRSMLGLADRARIVDLFHHIIQGDVAAALAEFNSQYEAGANPVVVLTDLADFTHLVTRLKYVPDAANDPSLSEVERNKAAEFAQGVAVTTLSRIWQMLLKGIPETESAARTAGAAEMVLIRLAHAAHLPAPEDAARRLAEFSDGNGNGGARPSPASPNGNGGGTQVSYQGNVMARAVETAPPRPTPQAPVAMLRAVPNTQPDSAPVGRIEQKPAEAPKPLVAINSMTDIAELAGQKRDPKLKAMVRSFVRPVRLEPGRLDVSLTPGAPGTLLNELAVKLKEWTGIHWIVSLSRDEGEPTVVEAEANAQRQRVADARQDPDVAAILTQFPGAKIIDVRVRAPDIEEEEQVAAPAAAESDEGDILPGDDIEF from the coding sequence ATGAGCGACACCGAGCGACAAGCAAAAGATGCCGCTTCGACCGGCACCGGTTACCGGGTTCTGGCCCGCAAATATCGTCCCAAGGATTTCACAGACCTGATGGTCGGCCAGGAACCGATGGTTCGCACGCTGACCAACGCGTTCGAAACCGGCCGTATAGCCCAGGCCTATATGCTGACCGGCGTGCGCGGTGTCGGCAAGACGACGACGGCCCGCATCCTGGCGCGCGCGCTCAACTATCGAACCCCCGAGATCGACCGCCCGACCATCGACCTTCGCGAGCCCGGCGAACATTGCCAGGCGATCATGGAAGGCCGGCATGTCGACGTCATCGAGATGGACGCCGCTTCGCATACCGGCATCGACGATATCCGCGAGATCATCGAGCAGGTGCGTTACCGCCCGGTTTCGGCGCGCTACAAGGTCTATATCATCGACGAAGTGCACATGCTGTCGACGGCCGCCTTCAACGGATTGTTGAAGACGCTGGAAGAGCCGCCGGAGCATGTGAAATTCATCTTCGCCACCACCGAAATCCGCAAGGTGCCGATCACCGTGCTGTCGCGCTGCCAGCGCTTCGACCTGCGCCGCATCAGCGCCTCGGATCTGGTGGGATTGTTCACCACCATTTCGGCCAAGGAAGGCATCGAGGCTGAGCCGGAAGCGCTCGCCATGATCGCCCGCGCCGCCGAAGGCTCGGCCCGCGACGGCCTGTCGCTGCTCGACCAGGCGATTGCGCATGGCAGCGGCGTGGTCGTTGCCGACGCCGTCCGCTCGATGCTCGGGCTTGCCGACCGCGCCCGCATCGTCGATCTCTTCCACCACATCATCCAGGGCGATGTCGCGGCCGCCTTGGCGGAGTTCAACAGCCAGTACGAGGCAGGCGCCAATCCCGTCGTCGTACTGACCGACCTTGCCGACTTCACCCATCTCGTCACCCGCCTGAAATATGTCCCCGACGCTGCCAACGATCCGTCGCTGAGCGAAGTGGAACGCAACAAGGCGGCGGAATTCGCACAGGGCGTGGCGGTCACCACGCTGTCGCGTATCTGGCAAATGCTGTTGAAGGGCATACCGGAAACCGAGAGCGCGGCGCGCACCGCCGGTGCCGCCGAAATGGTGCTGATCCGCCTGGCGCATGCCGCCCATCTACCGGCACCGGAAGATGCGGCGCGGCGGCTTGCCGAATTCTCCGACGGCAATGGCAATGGAGGCGCACGTCCCTCGCCCGCTTCGCCCAATGGCAATGGAGGCGGAACACAGGTTTCCTATCAGGGCAATGTCATGGCGCGGGCGGTCGAAACTGCTCCGCCACGGCCCACCCCACAGGCACCGGTCGCCATGCTGCGTGCGGTTCCGAATACCCAGCCGGATTCGGCTCCGGTCGGCCGCATCGAACAGAAGCCGGCGGAAGCACCAAAGCCGCTGGTTGCCATTAATTCGATGACCGATATTGCCGAACTCGCCGGCCAGAAGCGCGATCCGAAGCTGAAGGCGATGGTGCGCAGTTTCGTCCGTCCCGTGCGGCTGGAACCCGGCCGGCTCGACGTCAGCCTGACGCCGGGCGCGCCGGGTACGCTGCTCAACGAGCTTGCCGTCAAACTGAAGGAATGGACCGGCATCCACTGGATCGTCAGCCTCAGCCGCGACGAAGGCGAGCCGACAGTGGTGGAAGCCGAAGCGAATGCGCAGCGGCAGCGGGTCGCCGATGCCCGTCAAGACCCCGATGTCGCGGCAATCCTGACGCAATTTCCGGGCGCCAAAATCATTGACGTGCGCGTGCGTGCGCCGGATATCGAGGAAGAGGAACAGGTCGCCGCGCCGGCAGCCGCCGAATCCGACGAAGGCGATATCCTGCCGGGCGATGACATCGAATTCTAA
- a CDS encoding HIT family protein: MKEFTLDDRLANDSVSVTITGLCDVRLSKDSRWPWLVLVPRRPGISEIFELTPLDQILLTFETNKVAAALKTVTGATKINVGALGNIVRQLHVHVIARFEGDANWPGPIWGHGKAEPYTDEDMNSFIAKLRDTLSQ, from the coding sequence TTGAAGGAATTTACGCTCGACGATCGTCTGGCGAATGACAGCGTTTCCGTGACGATCACCGGCCTTTGCGACGTGCGCCTGTCGAAGGACAGCCGCTGGCCGTGGCTGGTGCTGGTGCCCCGCCGGCCCGGCATATCGGAAATATTCGAGCTGACCCCGCTCGACCAGATTCTCCTGACCTTCGAGACCAACAAGGTGGCCGCTGCCCTGAAGACGGTGACCGGGGCGACAAAAATCAACGTCGGGGCTCTTGGAAATATCGTCCGACAGCTTCATGTTCATGTGATTGCACGGTTCGAAGGGGACGCGAACTGGCCCGGTCCGATCTGGGGCCACGGCAAGGCGGAACCCTATACGGACGAAGACATGAACAGCTTCATAGCCAAGTTGCGGGACACGCTTTCACAATGA
- the nudC gene encoding NAD(+) diphosphatase gives MNHSIFSSDAPHPEASSLTAFAENQLNRDAEHRDEESVQRALSKEGTHILAFARDRLVLKHDGQVLDPLFARYELQELDPDWEAAVLLGYRKTGEPRLAVPVRINADDLASHYKPADMRSLWRDFLLEGEILGEAAQGVSLIRWNSDNRFCGRCGSVMESRIGGYKRVCTGCEHMIFPRTDPVVIMLTVDEEKNLCLLGRSHHFAPGMYSCLAGFVEPGETIENAVRRETHEESGIQVGRVRYHASQPWPMPHSLMIGCYAEAKSTEIQIDATELDDCRWFTPEETLEMLDRVSASGNTSPPKGAIAHRLMRDWVEWKR, from the coding sequence ATGAACCACTCGATCTTCTCTTCGGATGCGCCTCACCCGGAAGCCAGCAGCCTCACGGCCTTTGCGGAAAACCAGCTAAACCGGGACGCTGAGCATCGTGACGAGGAATCGGTCCAGCGCGCGCTTTCGAAGGAAGGCACGCATATTCTTGCTTTTGCCAGGGACAGGCTGGTTCTGAAGCATGACGGGCAGGTGCTCGATCCGCTGTTTGCGCGCTACGAACTGCAGGAACTCGATCCGGATTGGGAAGCGGCCGTGCTGCTCGGTTACCGCAAGACTGGCGAGCCACGGCTGGCCGTGCCGGTGCGCATCAACGCCGACGATCTCGCCAGCCACTATAAGCCCGCCGACATGCGCTCGCTCTGGCGCGATTTCCTGCTTGAAGGCGAAATTCTCGGCGAGGCGGCGCAGGGCGTAAGCCTCATCCGCTGGAACAGCGACAACCGCTTCTGCGGCCGCTGCGGCTCGGTCATGGAAAGCCGTATCGGCGGCTACAAGCGGGTCTGCACGGGCTGCGAACACATGATCTTCCCGCGCACCGATCCTGTCGTCATCATGCTGACCGTCGATGAGGAGAAGAATCTCTGCCTGCTCGGCCGCAGCCACCATTTCGCGCCGGGCATGTATTCCTGTCTCGCCGGTTTCGTCGAGCCGGGGGAAACCATCGAGAATGCCGTGCGCCGCGAGACGCATGAGGAGTCGGGAATCCAGGTCGGCCGCGTGCGCTATCATGCCTCGCAGCCCTGGCCGATGCCACATTCGCTGATGATCGGCTGCTATGCCGAGGCGAAGTCAACGGAGATCCAAATCGACGCCACCGAGCTCGACGATTGCCGCTGGTTCACACCGGAAGAGACGCTCGAAATGCTCGATCGCGTCTCGGCTTCCGGCAACACCTCCCCGCCCAAGGGCGCCATCGCCCACCGCCTGATGCGCGATTGGGTGGAATGGAAACGATAG
- a CDS encoding helix-turn-helix transcriptional regulator, with the protein MARSERLLTLLQTLRRYRRPVSGAVLAEETGVSLRTLYRDIASLQSQGAMIEGEPGIGYVLKPGFMLPPMMFSQDEIEALVLGSRWVARAADARLAAAGADALAKIAAVLPDEMRETVEQATLVVATRRALEDKADLSLMRKAIRSERIVQLTYGDVNGAISTRRIWPFALGYFDEVRMVMGWCELREDFRHFRADRIVDFAVLETRYPRRRVVLAKEWHKQQGLAHD; encoded by the coding sequence ATGGCGCGCTCGGAACGCTTGCTGACCCTGCTGCAGACGCTCCGGCGCTATCGCCGTCCGGTCAGCGGCGCGGTTCTGGCGGAGGAAACCGGCGTCAGCCTGCGCACGCTCTATCGTGATATTGCCAGCCTCCAGTCGCAGGGTGCGATGATCGAGGGCGAGCCGGGCATCGGCTATGTGCTGAAACCCGGCTTCATGCTGCCGCCGATGATGTTCTCCCAGGACGAGATCGAAGCCCTGGTGCTCGGCTCCCGCTGGGTGGCGCGTGCCGCCGACGCGCGCCTGGCCGCCGCCGGCGCGGACGCGCTCGCCAAGATCGCCGCCGTATTGCCCGATGAGATGCGGGAGACCGTCGAGCAGGCGACGCTTGTCGTTGCCACCCGCCGCGCGCTGGAGGACAAGGCCGACCTCTCCCTCATGCGCAAGGCGATCCGCTCCGAACGCATCGTGCAACTCACCTATGGCGATGTGAACGGGGCCATTTCGACCCGGCGCATCTGGCCCTTTGCGCTTGGCTATTTCGATGAGGTACGCATGGTCATGGGCTGGTGCGAATTGCGCGAGGATTTTCGTCACTTCCGTGCCGATCGCATTGTCGACTTCGCGGTGCTGGAGACCCGCTACCCGCGCCGCCGCGTCGTCCTGGCCAAGGAATGGCATAAGCAGCAGGGCCTTGCCCATGATTGA
- a CDS encoding VOC family protein: MTSPNLIIFYVKDPAESIPFYRDLLGREPAVAAPNFVAFPLDNGFTLGLWRRSSVEPQPSAIGSRGELAFMVEGEGAVAEHYKDWKARGLPVAQELTTLDFGPTFVVLDPDGHRLRVCEPDK, translated from the coding sequence ATGACCAGCCCGAACCTCATCATCTTCTACGTCAAGGACCCGGCCGAAAGCATACCCTTCTATCGCGACCTGCTCGGCCGCGAGCCGGCCGTCGCCGCGCCGAATTTCGTGGCTTTTCCGCTCGACAATGGGTTCACGCTCGGCCTCTGGCGCCGCAGCAGCGTCGAACCGCAACCATCCGCCATCGGCAGCCGCGGCGAACTCGCCTTCATGGTCGAGGGCGAAGGCGCGGTCGCGGAACATTACAAGGACTGGAAAGCGCGCGGCCTGCCGGTCGCACAAGAGCTGACGACACTGGATTTCGGCCCGACCTTTGTCGTGCTGGATCCGGATGGGCATCGGTTGAGGGTTTGTGAGCCGGATAAGTGA
- a CDS encoding prephenate dehydratase has protein sequence MTTMTNKISFQGEFGANSDMACRDMFPTMEPLPCQTFEDAFAAVDNGEADLGMIPIENTIAGRVADIHHMLPESNLHIVGEYFMPIRFQLMVLPGVKKEEIRTVHSHIHALGQCRKIVRANGWKPVVAGDTAGAAKLVQETGDRTMAALAPRLAADLYKLDIIAENVEDTEDNVTRFVILSREEKWAERSSPEEKIVTTFVFNVRNIPAALYKALGGFATNGINMTKLESYQLGGRFVATQFYADIEGHPTDANVQRALEELRFFSEKVRILGVYKGHPMRGQL, from the coding sequence ATGACCACCATGACCAACAAGATCTCGTTCCAGGGCGAGTTTGGCGCCAATTCCGACATGGCCTGCCGCGACATGTTCCCGACCATGGAGCCGCTGCCCTGCCAGACCTTCGAGGATGCTTTCGCCGCCGTCGACAATGGTGAGGCCGATCTCGGCATGATCCCGATCGAGAACACGATCGCCGGTCGCGTTGCCGACATCCACCATATGCTGCCCGAATCGAACCTGCATATCGTCGGCGAATATTTCATGCCGATCCGCTTCCAGCTGATGGTGCTGCCGGGCGTGAAAAAGGAAGAGATCCGCACCGTACACAGCCATATCCACGCGCTCGGCCAGTGCCGCAAGATCGTGCGCGCCAATGGCTGGAAACCGGTCGTCGCCGGCGATACGGCGGGTGCTGCCAAGCTGGTGCAGGAAACCGGCGACCGTACGATGGCAGCCCTTGCACCGCGGCTTGCCGCCGACCTCTACAAGCTCGATATCATTGCCGAAAATGTCGAGGATACCGAGGACAACGTGACGCGCTTCGTCATATTGTCGCGTGAGGAGAAATGGGCGGAGCGCAGCTCACCGGAAGAAAAGATCGTCACCACCTTCGTCTTCAACGTCCGCAACATTCCGGCAGCGCTCTACAAGGCGCTCGGCGGCTTCGCCACCAACGGCATCAACATGACGAAGCTCGAAAGCTACCAGCTCGGCGGCCGTTTTGTAGCGACGCAGTTCTACGCCGACATCGAAGGCCATCCGACCGACGCGAATGTGCAACGCGCGCTGGAGGAATTGCGATTCTTCTCGGAAAAAGTCAGGATTCTGGGTGTCTATAAGGGGCACCCGATGCGGGGGCAGCTTTAG
- a CDS encoding 3-deoxy-manno-octulosonate cytidylyltransferase: MTDSNLDKTLVLIPARMASTRLPGKPLADICGLPMIVQVAKRAREAAIGRIVVAVDHDDTYAAVANAGFEVVMTRRDHQSGSDRIYEALKAVDPDGRVEIIVNVQGDLPTIDPQTIHAALRPLDNPAVDIGTLTVEIKDEEEKTLPSVVKVVGSAISENRLRALYFTRTTAPYGKGPLYHHIGLYTYRRAALEKFVSLGPSPLELRESLEQLRALEASMRIDVEIVDTIPLGVDTPADLEKARRILSGASR, from the coding sequence ATGACAGATTCCAACTTAGACAAGACGCTGGTGCTCATTCCGGCCCGGATGGCGTCCACACGCCTGCCGGGCAAACCGCTTGCCGATATTTGCGGCCTGCCCATGATCGTACAGGTTGCCAAGCGGGCGCGCGAGGCGGCGATCGGTCGCATCGTCGTCGCCGTCGATCATGATGACACTTATGCCGCCGTCGCCAATGCCGGTTTCGAGGTCGTCATGACGCGTAGGGATCATCAATCCGGCTCGGACCGCATTTATGAGGCCCTGAAGGCCGTCGATCCCGATGGACGCGTCGAGATCATCGTCAATGTTCAAGGCGACCTGCCAACCATCGATCCCCAGACCATTCACGCGGCGCTGCGCCCGCTCGACAATCCGGCCGTCGACATCGGAACGTTGACCGTCGAGATCAAGGATGAGGAAGAAAAGACTCTGCCGAGCGTGGTCAAGGTCGTCGGCTCGGCGATTTCCGAAAACCGGCTGCGCGCGCTCTATTTTACGCGCACCACCGCCCCTTACGGCAAGGGTCCGCTCTATCATCACATCGGCCTCTATACCTATCGTCGCGCAGCACTTGAGAAGTTCGTCAGCCTCGGCCCGTCGCCGCTCGAACTGCGCGAATCGCTGGAGCAATTGCGGGCGCTGGAAGCCAGCATGCGCATCGATGTCGAGATCGTTGACACGATCCCGCTCGGTGTCGATACTCCCGCCGACCTCGAAAAGGCCCGACGCATCCTTTCCGGCGCCTCTCGCTGA
- a CDS encoding c-type cytochrome: MNSSYVNMGVGALLATLFVLKSVSLASGYIFHSEVPEKPGFEIVAAEAPAGDAGGKAAEAKETPIAQLLQTADAKVGETIFKKCQACHSGEKGGPNKVGPDLWGIVDRPVAEHEGFAYSAGIKTFSKDGAEKWTYDHLYHFVAAPKKFISGTAMGFAGLPKEKDRADLIAYLRTLADTPVPLPDPNAAPAPAATN, from the coding sequence ATGAATTCATCCTACGTGAACATGGGTGTCGGGGCACTTCTAGCCACACTTTTTGTGCTGAAGTCCGTGTCGCTTGCGTCAGGATATATTTTCCATTCAGAGGTGCCGGAAAAGCCCGGCTTCGAAATTGTCGCCGCCGAGGCGCCGGCTGGGGATGCCGGCGGCAAGGCTGCCGAGGCAAAGGAAACGCCGATCGCGCAATTGCTGCAGACGGCCGATGCCAAGGTCGGCGAAACGATCTTCAAGAAGTGTCAGGCCTGTCATTCCGGGGAAAAGGGAGGGCCGAACAAGGTTGGCCCCGATCTCTGGGGGATCGTCGACCGTCCGGTCGCCGAACATGAGGGCTTTGCCTATTCTGCCGGCATCAAGACCTTCTCCAAGGACGGCGCGGAAAAGTGGACCTACGATCATCTTTATCACTTCGTAGCCGCGCCGAAGAAGTTCATTTCCGGAACGGCCATGGGCTTTGCCGGTCTGCCGAAGGAAAAGGACCGCGCCGATCTGATCGCCTATCTGCGTACGCTGGCCGATACGCCGGTACCGCTGCCCGATCCGAACGCAGCGCCGGCGCCTGCCGCGACGAACTAG